The Cytobacillus firmus genome segment AGCGGATTCTAAATCAAACCCAGTATGATGAACAGTTCCCGGAGTCTGAATTTCTTTTGGCCCTTGGGAATTTGGAGGAACGTCTGGGTGTCCAATATGCCCCAACTCAAAAGGAAGCCATTCAAACAGCTCTTATGTCTCCTATGCTAATATTGACCGGCGGGCCGGGGACAGGAAAAACAACCGTTATTAAGGGGATTGTTGAGTTATATGCCGAGCTGCATGGCTGCTCCCTGGAACCCAAAGATTATAAAAAGGAAGAACCCTTTCCCTTCCTGCTGGCAGCCCCTACAGGAAGAGCTGCAAAACGGATGGCAGAATCAACAGGGCTTCCCGCAGTAACAATACACCGCCTTCTTGGCTGGAATGGTTCTGAAGGATTTGACCGGCACGAGGAAAGTCCATTAGAAGGCAGGATTTTAATCGTAGATGAAACATCAATGGTTGATATTTGGCTGGCAAATCAGCTTTTCAAAGCACTTCCTGAAAATATGCAGGTGATCCTGGTTGGTGATGAAGACCAGCTGCCATCAGTGGGTCCCGGCCAGGTTTTGAAGGATCTTTTGCGCTCAGAACGCATTCCAACAGTCCGTTTAACAGATATATACAGGCAGGCTGAAGGATCCTCAATTATTGAACTGGCACATGAAATGAAAAAAGGCAAGCTTCCTGCGAACATCTCTGCACAGCAATCTGATCGTTCATTTATCAAATGCCAGCCGGGCCAAATTGCTGATGTTGTTGAAAAAGTTGTCCTGAATGCCAAAAAGAAAGGTTATTCTTCTAAAGATATTCAGGTGCTTGCCCCAATGTACCGCGGACCTGCAGGCATCGACAGACTAAACGAAATACTGCAGGAAATACTGAATCCAAATCCCGATGGGTCGAGGAAAGAGCTGTCCTTTGGTGATGTGAAATACAGAATTGGCGATAAGGTCCTTCAGCTTGTCAACCAGCCTGAGAACAATGTTTTTAACGGGGATATGGGTGAAATTGTTTCTATTTTTTTCGCAAAGGAAAATACGGAAAAACAGGATATGATTGTTGTAACCTTTGATGGGGCGGAAGCTACATACACAAAGCAGGATCTAAACCAGATCACTCATGCCTACTGCTGCTCTGTCCATAAATCCCAGGGAAGTGAATTTCCGATCGTCATTATGCCTGTTGTTAAAAGCTATTACAGGATGCTTAGAAGAAATCTCCTTTATACTGCCATTACCCGCAGCAGACAATTTTTGATATTGTGCGGTGAAGAAGATGCATTGAAAATCGGTGTGGAACGTGCGGATGAACAGGCCCGCCTGACCACTCTTTCTGAAAAGCTGAGAGATGCAATCCTGTTTAATGATGAAACAGAGCTTGAAGATACAGCTGAGTCTTCTCTTACGGAAACACTTTCTCTCGAAGAAAAGCTTCTTCAAGCCGATCCAATGATAGGAATGGGAAATATAACACCGTATGATTTTTTGGAAAAAGAATATAGCTAAGAAGAGCAGTCTACAATAAAAGACTGTTCTTTTTGTTTATCTCAGCAATAGACATGCATGCAATTTGGCGGTTTAATCTAAATATATAAAGGAGAGATAAATGTGGAAAAGAAAAGCAGAACTTCTCTTCTCAATCTCCATGGAGTAAAACGACGCAGACAGCCGCGGCAGGACTATGAGTTCTCAGAGGAGCTGTCAGACGGCGGGGAGCGCAGCGAGCGTTTTAATAAGCCAAGGTATAGCAGAAAGTAGGCTTATGCAGGCTTTCTAATCCGTTCTTAACAATACTTTTTGGATCCCATGGCAATGGTTTTCCGTTATGTTTTTTTCGGGAAAGTGAAAACTATAAATGTTCGGGAAGGCGGGATTCTCTTTGCGGACATTTTCTTTATTAAAAGGCCTGCCGGTTTTTGAGTTAAAAACCGGCAATAAAGCAGGCGATATCTGTGATTTATCCATTTCTGGAACCGGAAAAGTTCAGGGATTACTACTGCGAAAGGGCGCATTTCTGAAAAAAAACTATATCATCAATATTGAAGACGTGGCATCTTTCGGCTGGGATGGAGTGATGATTGAAGATACCTCTGTTCTGCAGGCAATTCCTAAACATGATGATTATACATGCGAGACCCATAACCGGTTAACCGGCAAAATGATTATGAGCCGGGAAGGAGAACGGCTTGGTTTGCTTGAGGATGTATACTTTAAGGAAGAATTGGGCACGATTGTAGGGTACGAACTGTCGGATGGCTTCTTTTCAGATGTGCTGGAAGGAAAACGTGTCATAAAAACCGATGACCCGCCTGCAATTGGAAAAGACGCCATAATTGTAAATGTAAAATAGTGAGGTGTCTTTTTCGTGCTGAAATGTCCAAATTGCCAGAGTAAAGATATTGGTAAAATTGGGATTAACCAATATTATTGCTGGAGTTGCTTTATTGAACTTTCCTTGTCCAAAGGGATCATTAACACCCATCAAGTAGAGGAAGATGGTACGCTCAGTTCCCTTGATGATTTATTTGAAGAAGAAGAGCGCCGGTTTCTTTCGTAAGAATTAACGGAAGAGGTGAGCCAGTTATGAACAAAATATTAACCTCTGCAATGATGCTTGGGGCAGGCATGGCTGCTTATAATTATGCCCAAAAGAATAATATGATATCAGGCCGAAAAATGAAACGTATCCAGAAAAGAATAACCAAAGCTTTATTTTAAATGATCAAGGCTGGTTCTTAAAAAAGGGCCAGCTTTTTTTCGCAGTTTCATGGTATTCATAATGAGTAAGATGCATAATTCCCATGGAAGCTATCACAATAAATATAAGGAGGGAGGCATATTGAATATTCAAATGAAATGGTACTACAGGCTTGGATTTCTGCTTCTCTTGTTTATTGTGATTTTAGTGTTCCTGAAGCTCCAGGCATTATGGATGCCCCTTATGGAAATCGTATTTGCCGTATTCATTCCTTTTATCATTGGGGCATTTATTACATATCTTCTTCACCCGATCGTGGAAAAATTGCATGAAACGGGCCTTCACAGAGGATTTGCCGTTTTTATTATTTATTTTTTGTTCTTCGGGGGAATTGGCCTTACCCTGTATAAAGGGATTCCGGCTTTTATTCATCAATTGCGTGATTTGGCGGAAAATGCACCTCACTTTGCAAATCAGTACCGCGGATGGATCGACACGATTCAGAGTAAAACATCAACATGGCCTGATGGCCTGCAGACCAGGATTGATGATGTTATTGCAGCTGTAGAACAGCGGCTGAATAATCTTTTGTCGAAGGTAATCACATTTTTTCTTAATGTATTGAACTATGCTGTGATTATCGCAGTTATCCCCTTCATCTCCTTTTATCTTCTTAAAGATTTTTCGATTATGAAAAGAGCTGCCTGGTATTTGACTCCAAGAAAATGGAGGAAGGAAGGCGTGTTATTCTTAAGAGATATAGATAAGTCCCTCGGAAGCTATATCAGAGGCCAGCTTCTGGTATGTGCAGCCATTGGAGCCATTTCTTCTCTGCTGTTCTGGGCTTTTGATATGCGCTATCCTCTTTTGCTGGGCACTATAATAGGTGTTACCAATGTAATTCCTTATTTTGG includes the following:
- the recD2 gene encoding SF1B family DNA helicase RecD2 translates to MEKQDSMDLFAEQGKFIKGRHLVTIFHNEQNLYTVVRIRVDETNDSYDEKEAVITGYLPKMHEQETYIFYGEFKDHPKFGIQFHASHYRKDLPQTKQGVANYLSSELFKGIGKKTAEQIVETLGEDAITRILNQPSLLDSVPKLSPEKAKLLYDTLMEHQGLEQAMIALNQYGFGPQLSMRIYQVYKETTIEVVQNNPYKLVEDIEGVGFGRADELGYQIGISGNHPDRIKAACLYILETESMQAGHVYIEAKLLLQSVKKLLEENKRDLIEYKDISNELIKLEEEGKIMAEGQKIFLPSLYFSEKGLVTNIKRILNQTQYDEQFPESEFLLALGNLEERLGVQYAPTQKEAIQTALMSPMLILTGGPGTGKTTVIKGIVELYAELHGCSLEPKDYKKEEPFPFLLAAPTGRAAKRMAESTGLPAVTIHRLLGWNGSEGFDRHEESPLEGRILIVDETSMVDIWLANQLFKALPENMQVILVGDEDQLPSVGPGQVLKDLLRSERIPTVRLTDIYRQAEGSSIIELAHEMKKGKLPANISAQQSDRSFIKCQPGQIADVVEKVVLNAKKKGYSSKDIQVLAPMYRGPAGIDRLNEILQEILNPNPDGSRKELSFGDVKYRIGDKVLQLVNQPENNVFNGDMGEIVSIFFAKENTEKQDMIVVTFDGAEATYTKQDLNQITHAYCCSVHKSQGSEFPIVIMPVVKSYYRMLRRNLLYTAITRSRQFLILCGEEDALKIGVERADEQARLTTLSEKLRDAILFNDETELEDTAESSLTETLSLEEKLLQADPMIGMGNITPYDFLEKEYS
- a CDS encoding PRC-barrel domain-containing protein; this encodes MRTFSLLKGLPVFELKTGNKAGDICDLSISGTGKVQGLLLRKGAFLKKNYIINIEDVASFGWDGVMIEDTSVLQAIPKHDDYTCETHNRLTGKMIMSREGERLGLLEDVYFKEELGTIVGYELSDGFFSDVLEGKRVIKTDDPPAIGKDAIIVNVK
- a CDS encoding YrzQ family protein, giving the protein MNKILTSAMMLGAGMAAYNYAQKNNMISGRKMKRIQKRITKALF
- a CDS encoding AI-2E family transporter codes for the protein MNIQMKWYYRLGFLLLLFIVILVFLKLQALWMPLMEIVFAVFIPFIIGAFITYLLHPIVEKLHETGLHRGFAVFIIYFLFFGGIGLTLYKGIPAFIHQLRDLAENAPHFANQYRGWIDTIQSKTSTWPDGLQTRIDDVIAAVEQRLNNLLSKVITFFLNVLNYAVIIAVIPFISFYLLKDFSIMKRAAWYLTPRKWRKEGVLFLRDIDKSLGSYIRGQLLVCAAIGAISSLLFWAFDMRYPLLLGTIIGVTNVIPYFGPIIGAVPAVIIASALSVKMVVITIGIIMVLQFLEGNILSPLIVGKSLHMHPLLIMLALLAGGEAGGILGLIIAVPILAVIKVSIIHAKKHFSKNKQPKISGTSS